From Pseudobdellovibrio exovorus JSS, a single genomic window includes:
- a CDS encoding ABC transporter permease subunit: protein MMKATYTIFKKELAGFFKSPLFYFLSFTMTILLSILFSISLEKFAQASGNAVMQFGASAQMLNIHYAVFLPHLSIMNLIFIFLIPALCMKLLSEEKKMRTFDLLLTSPVSSASIVLGKYFAALVTVLALILVSFVYPAVSRRVFEFSWAPTIVAALGIFLVAAVYTAMSMFASSLTENGLVAFVLSIVLNLSVWFIGALNESFDGSTLKAVLEHLSLNTHLAAMIEGTIRTNGLIFFLSLIFLFCFLTERVVESARWRA from the coding sequence ATGATGAAAGCCACGTACACTATCTTTAAAAAAGAGCTGGCAGGATTTTTTAAAAGTCCCCTGTTTTACTTTTTGTCTTTTACAATGACGATTTTACTGAGCATTTTATTTTCTATTTCTTTAGAAAAATTTGCGCAGGCATCAGGAAATGCGGTTATGCAATTCGGTGCTTCGGCGCAGATGCTCAATATTCACTATGCTGTGTTTTTACCGCATTTATCTATTATGAATTTGATCTTCATCTTCTTGATACCGGCTTTGTGTATGAAACTCTTGTCAGAAGAAAAGAAAATGCGAACTTTCGATCTGCTCTTGACCTCACCTGTTAGTTCAGCTTCGATTGTTTTGGGAAAATACTTTGCGGCTTTAGTGACAGTCTTAGCCCTTATTTTGGTATCCTTTGTGTATCCAGCAGTCAGTCGCCGCGTCTTTGAGTTTTCATGGGCCCCGACAATTGTTGCCGCATTAGGGATATTCTTAGTGGCCGCTGTTTATACCGCAATGAGCATGTTTGCCTCAAGCTTAACTGAAAATGGACTGGTGGCTTTTGTTCTATCAATCGTCTTAAATCTTTCCGTGTGGTTCATCGGAGCCTTAAATGAGTCTTTTGATGGCTCGACGTTAAAGGCTGTCTTAGAGCACTTATCATTGAACACTCATTTGGCGGCGATGATCGAAGGGACCATTCGCACAAATGGTCTGATTTTTTTCCTCAGTTTGATTTTCTTATTTTGTTTTTTGACAGAGCGAGTAGTTGAGTCTGCTCGGTGGAGGGCGTAA
- a CDS encoding GldG family protein codes for MSKKGRLFFALGLLSLLALVGLFFAVGVWMPFMWVIIATAVIAFAGGFYQDRKTIKEFFTMKATKHGMNMGVMVLLAIVFLSAINFTGARHYKAFDFSSNQINSISEQSKNILNSLDSDLRVYFFYKTGVERSEENKRLFRELVKHYQDVNTKVKLDIVEINERPSLAREFEATNGAGEAFLDYKGSRNKIENYSEQDFTNAIIKATRKSKKNIYFLEGHGERSLDDEKSELSLSGFRQMLEKNSYEVKKLSLTKETRVPSDAHVLVIAGPHQQILAAEAKAIEDYLKNGGHLFLLLDEKTPMGLGGLLKSFGLELEPHYVYNVFNSPMGQVVNAQAATVAVDYSTSNDITKLFTSSQMTLFRNPHSFKLTEHDSAINQEVIVKTPQSSVALADVDSTDYTGTPKSFNLGVHVRGKLGGSAKEFSAVVFSDVDFLSNILLYQNLNRDLALNTIAALAQETDLISISAKEPQATKMLLSPPEFNQFFKFTVVGLFLPLPFVFMILSIVLWYKRRHA; via the coding sequence ATGAGTAAAAAAGGACGCTTGTTTTTTGCATTAGGACTTCTAAGCTTATTAGCACTTGTTGGTTTGTTCTTCGCGGTTGGTGTGTGGATGCCATTTATGTGGGTTATCATTGCAACGGCCGTTATTGCTTTTGCTGGTGGTTTTTATCAAGATCGTAAAACGATCAAAGAGTTCTTCACCATGAAAGCCACAAAGCATGGAATGAATATGGGTGTCATGGTTCTATTAGCCATTGTGTTCTTAAGTGCGATTAATTTTACTGGAGCAAGACACTACAAAGCTTTTGATTTTTCAAGTAACCAAATCAATTCTATTTCTGAACAGTCTAAAAACATTTTAAATTCGTTAGATTCAGATTTACGCGTTTACTTCTTTTATAAAACTGGAGTCGAACGTTCTGAGGAAAATAAACGTCTTTTCCGCGAGCTAGTGAAGCACTATCAGGATGTAAACACCAAGGTAAAGTTGGATATAGTTGAAATCAACGAAAGGCCCTCATTGGCGCGTGAGTTTGAAGCGACCAATGGTGCTGGGGAAGCTTTTCTGGACTATAAAGGTAGCCGGAATAAAATTGAAAACTACAGCGAACAAGACTTTACAAATGCCATCATCAAGGCGACTAGAAAAAGTAAAAAGAATATTTACTTTTTAGAGGGCCATGGCGAGCGTAGTTTAGACGATGAAAAAAGCGAGTTGAGTTTGTCCGGCTTTCGACAGATGTTGGAAAAGAACTCTTACGAAGTTAAGAAGCTGAGTTTAACTAAGGAAACTAGAGTACCTAGCGATGCCCATGTGCTTGTGATTGCGGGTCCTCATCAGCAAATTTTAGCAGCGGAAGCAAAGGCCATTGAAGACTATTTAAAAAATGGCGGACATCTATTTTTGTTGTTAGATGAAAAAACACCGATGGGCCTTGGTGGATTACTCAAGTCATTTGGATTAGAGCTAGAGCCACATTATGTCTATAACGTATTTAACTCGCCAATGGGGCAAGTTGTAAATGCGCAAGCGGCGACAGTGGCGGTGGACTATTCGACGTCAAATGACATCACGAAGTTATTCACGAGCAGTCAGATGACACTTTTTAGAAATCCACATTCTTTCAAATTAACGGAGCATGACAGTGCGATTAATCAAGAAGTCATTGTTAAGACACCTCAGTCATCTGTGGCCTTAGCTGATGTTGACAGTACAGATTATACAGGCACTCCGAAGTCATTTAACTTAGGCGTTCATGTCCGAGGTAAACTTGGAGGATCTGCAAAAGAATTTTCAGCCGTAGTGTTTTCGGATGTGGATTTCTTAAGTAATATTTTGCTTTATCAAAACCTTAATCGTGACCTAGCTTTAAATACTATCGCTGCTTTGGCTCAAGAAACCGATTTGATTTCGATATCGGCAAAAGAGCCTCAGGCGACGAAGATGTTATTAAGTCCACCTGAATTCAATCAATTTTTTAAATTTACAGTGGTGGGGCTATTCTTGCCTTTGCCATTTGTATTTATGATTCTAAGTATCGTCCTTTGGTATAAACGGAGACACGCTTAA
- a CDS encoding ABC transporter ATP-binding protein gives MIEVSHLSKSYGERKAISDLNFIIEKGEVVGLLGPNGAGKSTTMKIITGFMAPTSGHAKICGYDVYENPLEVKKRIGYLPETPPLYVDMLVQDYLKFVAELKCVPANQIKASIDRALDKTQLSHVRHRLIKNLSKGFKQRVGIAQALVSNPEVLVLDEPTVGLDPKQVAEIRDLIRELKGEHTVILSTHILSEVQATCSKVIIINEGQIVAEDSIEGIEKWNKGTILLNLKTRKPLQQADVLSRVAGVIAVEAITDQHYRIKLEENENLIDQVATAVIQSGAGLLELAPSKANLEEVFLKLTYGQQQERADV, from the coding sequence ATGATTGAAGTCAGTCATCTGTCTAAAAGTTATGGCGAGCGTAAAGCTATATCGGATCTTAACTTCATTATAGAAAAAGGAGAAGTCGTCGGCTTACTTGGGCCTAATGGGGCTGGAAAGTCGACCACCATGAAAATCATCACGGGATTTATGGCTCCTACTTCAGGGCACGCCAAAATCTGTGGTTATGATGTTTATGAAAACCCTTTAGAAGTCAAAAAACGTATTGGATATTTACCTGAAACACCTCCGCTGTATGTGGATATGTTGGTTCAGGATTACTTGAAGTTTGTAGCCGAGTTGAAGTGTGTGCCAGCAAATCAGATTAAAGCTTCTATTGATCGTGCTTTGGATAAGACACAACTCAGTCATGTCCGACATCGCTTGATTAAGAATCTTTCGAAGGGGTTTAAACAGCGAGTGGGTATTGCACAGGCCTTAGTGTCCAATCCTGAAGTTCTTGTATTGGATGAGCCAACTGTGGGCCTTGATCCTAAGCAAGTTGCTGAGATACGAGATCTCATTCGTGAGCTGAAAGGTGAGCACACGGTGATTTTGTCGACCCATATTTTATCAGAAGTACAAGCGACGTGCAGTAAAGTGATCATTATCAATGAAGGTCAGATCGTAGCAGAAGACTCTATCGAAGGAATCGAAAAGTGGAACAAGGGCACGATCTTGTTAAATCTTAAGACGCGCAAACCATTGCAGCAGGCAGACGTATTAAGCCGTGTTGCTGGGGTTATTGCGGTTGAGGCTATTACCGATCAACATTATCGCATCAAATTAGAAGAGAACGAAAATCTAATAGATCAGGTCGCAACGGCTGTTATTCAGTCTGGGGCGGGGCTATTAGAACTAGCGCCGTCTAAAGCGAATTTAGAGGAAGTGTTCTTAAAGTTGACCTACGGGCAACAACAGGAAAGGGCAGACGTATGA
- a CDS encoding DUF4340 domain-containing protein: MKINRTALFAFLTLVTVSIVYLFDYDAEKKQEEKDTAVVLDYDMDQINYFQIIKGESKLALQKNEQGWSLLEPIQDIADNDNVEDFLKKMTTEKQISVVKNTKEDLTEIELKEFGLDKPEAVFVFKNNLGNTRRISVGSVQNYEGDSYLRIDSENRVLLARSVWTSQAKNEMIFYRDKRLFRGNLAHIDNIRIKSLRDDFQMHKIDNVWAGKGEIVPLDQNKVRELLSSIVDAKIEAYLFEGEPSHRVIQEKGLEKEQGIYLELSSSDTSWAAAINLHVQDKTLYALTERPTFLVRLEVGAWEKFGNLEMDGFKDRTTALAFNRKEVSKLYFKENGAEKEISVENGNWSLKKGDTFQLLDQQLVNNTIDQIHEMKISDFIEDESGKTKFSGSNILILKSAADKLLLQLNWGPSFTKTKDGQSQDYYYTRTHQSDVIFAMEKPIIDSLALTKLVEVSGDKQKQGAHVE; encoded by the coding sequence ATGAAAATCAATCGCACGGCTCTTTTCGCCTTTCTGACTCTTGTGACAGTATCTATCGTATATCTTTTCGATTACGATGCTGAAAAAAAACAGGAAGAAAAGGACACAGCAGTTGTTTTGGACTACGACATGGACCAGATCAACTATTTCCAAATAATTAAAGGCGAATCAAAATTAGCTTTGCAAAAAAATGAACAGGGCTGGTCTTTATTAGAGCCTATTCAAGACATTGCTGATAATGATAATGTGGAAGATTTTTTGAAAAAAATGACCACTGAAAAACAAATATCAGTCGTTAAGAATACTAAAGAAGATTTAACTGAAATTGAACTGAAAGAATTTGGCTTGGATAAGCCAGAAGCTGTTTTTGTTTTTAAAAATAATTTGGGAAATACTAGACGAATTTCAGTGGGCTCTGTACAGAATTACGAAGGTGATAGTTACTTAAGAATTGACTCGGAAAATCGCGTTTTATTAGCGCGTTCTGTATGGACCAGCCAAGCGAAAAACGAAATGATTTTTTATCGGGATAAACGACTCTTTCGTGGCAACTTAGCTCATATCGATAACATCCGTATTAAATCTTTACGTGATGATTTCCAGATGCATAAAATCGACAATGTTTGGGCTGGCAAAGGGGAAATAGTTCCACTTGATCAGAACAAAGTGCGCGAGTTGCTAAGCAGTATCGTCGATGCAAAGATCGAGGCTTATTTATTTGAAGGGGAGCCATCTCATCGAGTTATTCAAGAAAAGGGTTTAGAAAAAGAACAGGGTATCTATTTAGAGCTCTCTTCTTCTGACACGAGCTGGGCGGCAGCTATCAATCTTCATGTACAGGATAAAACTTTATACGCTCTAACAGAACGACCAACATTTCTTGTTCGTCTAGAAGTGGGAGCATGGGAAAAGTTTGGTAATCTTGAAATGGATGGCTTTAAAGATCGTACAACGGCATTAGCTTTCAATCGCAAAGAGGTGTCTAAGTTGTACTTTAAAGAAAATGGGGCTGAAAAAGAGATCTCCGTTGAAAATGGTAACTGGTCTTTAAAGAAAGGCGATACGTTTCAGCTATTAGATCAGCAATTAGTGAATAATACCATTGATCAGATCCACGAAATGAAAATCTCTGACTTTATTGAAGACGAAAGCGGTAAAACAAAGTTTTCTGGCAGTAATATTCTGATATTAAAATCTGCAGCAGATAAACTATTGTTACAATTAAACTGGGGACCGTCTTTCACGAAAACTAAAGATGGACAGAGTCAGGATTATTACTACACGCGAACACATCAATCAGATGTGATTTTTGCCATGGAAAAGCCAATCATTGATTCACTTGCTTTGACAAAACTAGTTGAAGTTAGCGGAGACAAGCAAAAGCAAGGTGCACATGTTGAATAG